One genomic window of Pecten maximus chromosome 3, xPecMax1.1, whole genome shotgun sequence includes the following:
- the LOC117323902 gene encoding ATP-binding cassette sub-family G member 5-like, producing the protein MTLNKFECTKDFVRQSTAYVIQTDRLLHTLTVKETLMYAALLRLPSMTTKKERIAKVDTVIQKMGLNPVRNSKVGGLIERGISGGEKRRVTIAIQLLQDPSILLLDEPTTGLDSYTARHLVSSLAELAHRGTIVILSIHQPRSDIFGLLDKVALMSTGRMVYYGDTNKMVEHFTLAGYPCPQYANPLDHYVDVASVDRRTVQREALTSQKLNKLVQIYQNSLIFDDIRHDVRKLMKQSHKNEKSMEVHRPTKPNVFRVIYTLLSRCYRHTGRDRSIYFSRTFLLFSFVPFICLFLLQMGTDQRSIQDRIGLIYQGTSVPSYMGLMNGFYLFPPLRDLYYRESMDGLYTSVTFVIAYALYAIPFHVISTVLFSIVVYWATGMYSDWIKYAIFNAVLTLLQFVYEMLTIGAMGFFLDPRLAINVTTLIMTFGYLISSGLIRRLDNMLDIIQWLSYAGVHKYASQLLVVNEFQDLVFQCTNSTTEPCQYRNGSAFLDAYFPGAEDTITRDGGILAGFFGFFLLLPILTYTFRGGRNLH; encoded by the exons ATGACACTTAACAAATTTGAATGTACGAAGGATTTTGTTAGACAAAGCACTGCTTATGTCATACAAACAGACCGTCTGTTACACACTCTAACAGTGAAAGAAACACTTATGTATGCCGCCCTCCTACGTCTGCCCAGCATGACCACGAAGAAGGAGAGGATTGCTAAG GTCGACACAGTGATACAAAAGATGGGGCTGAACCCAGTGAGGAACTCCAAAGTCGGGGGACTGATTGAAAGAGGCATCTCGGGAGGGGAGAAGAGACGCGTGACCATTGCTATCCAACTCCTACAGGATCCAA GTATTCTGCTTCTGGACGAGCCGACCACTGGTCTGGACAGCTACACAGCACGTCATCTGGTCAGTAGTCTAGCCGAACTGGCACACAGGGGCACCATTGTCATTCTCTCTATCCACCAGCCTCGATCTGACATATTTGGACTGTTGGACAAGGTGGCACTGATGAGCACCGGACGTATGGTTTATTATGGCGACACCAACAAAATGGTGGAACACTTCACGCTTGCAGGCTACCCCTGTCCACAGTATGCTAACCCACTCGATCACTATG TTGATGTAGCTAGTGTCGACCGTCGAACTGTACAACGGGAAGCATTAACATCACAGAAACTCAACAAGCTTGTTCAAATCTATCAAAACTCGCTCATCTTTGATGACATTCGACATGACGTAAGGAAACTAATGAAACAGTCACACAAAAACGAAAAATCAATGGAAGTCCATCGGCCAACTAAACCGAACGTATTCCGTGTGATATACACACTCCTGAG TCGCTGTTACCGCCACACTGGTAGAGACCGAAGTATCTACTTTAGTCGGACGTTCCTGCTGTTTTCTTTCGTGCCTTTCATCTGTCTGTTCCTGCTACAGATGGGTACCGACCAGCGAAGCATACAGGATCGCATTGGGTTGATATACCAGGGCACCAGTGTACCATCCTACATGGGATTGATGAACGGGTTCTACCTCT TCCCACCATTAAGAGATCTGTATTACCGGGAATCCATGGACGGCCTGTACACGTCCGTAACATTCGTCATTGCCTACGCGCTGTATGCGATCCCCTTCCACGTAATCAGCACCGTCCTCTTCAGCATCGTCGTTTATTG GGCGACAGGTATGTACAGCGACTGGATAAAGTACGCCATATTCAACGCCGTCCTGACCTTACTCCAGTTCGTGTACGAGATGCTGACCATTGGTGCCATGGGCTTTTTCCTAGATCCACGTCTCGCCATCAACGTAACTACTCTTATCATGACATTTGGATACCTCATCTCTTCTGGTCTCATCAG GCGCCTGGATAACATGTTGGACATCATACAGTGGTTAAGCTACGCCGGGGTACACAAGTACGCCTCACAGCTTCTGGTGGTCAACGAGTTTCAGGACCTGGTGTTCCAATGTACCAACTCCA CCACTGAACCGTGTCAGTACCGAAACGGAAGTGCCTTCCTGGACGCCTATTTCCCTGGAGCAGAGGACACGATAACTCGTGACGGTGGGATTCTCGCAGGATTTTTCGGTTTCTTTCTTCTCCTCCCTATATTGACGTACACATTCAGGGGTGGAAGGAATCTGCACTAG